The following coding sequences lie in one Flavobacteriales bacterium genomic window:
- a CDS encoding 30S ribosomal protein S21: protein MLIIPVKEGEPVERALKRFKKKFEKTGVMKQVRERKQFTKKSVILRKEKAKAAYVQGLRQAEE from the coding sequence ATGTTAATTATACCAGTAAAAGAAGGAGAACCAGTAGAAAGAGCCTTAAAGAGATTTAAGAAGAAATTCGAAAAAACTGGCGTGATGAAGCAAGTGCGAGAGCGAAAGCAATTCACAAAAAAATCGGTTATCCTTAGAAAAGAGAAAGCTAAAGCTGCATACGTACAAGGGTTGAGACAGGCCGAGGAATAG